One Desulfobacterales bacterium DNA segment encodes these proteins:
- the rplL gene encoding 50S ribosomal protein L7/L12, producing the protein MAKESITKEDVIEFVANMSVLELSELVKEMEEKFGVSAAAPVAMVAPGAAAGEAAAAEEKTEFDVIITAAGDKKIAVIKEVRAITGLGLKDAKALVDEVPKPVKEGVPKEEAEKVKAQLEEAGAQVEVK; encoded by the coding sequence ATGGCGAAAGAAAGTATTACGAAAGAAGATGTAATTGAATTTGTGGCAAATATGTCAGTTCTTGAGCTCAGTGAGCTGGTTAAAGAAATGGAGGAAAAATTTGGTGTGTCTGCAGCGGCACCGGTGGCCATGGTGGCTCCGGGGGCAGCGGCGGGCGAGGCCGCGGCTGCAGAAGAAAAGACCGAATTTGATGTCATTATAACTGCCGCTGGCGACAAGAAAATTGCGGTCATCAAAGAAGTTCGGGCCATCACTGGACTGGGATTAAAAGATGCCAAGGCATTGGTTGACGAAGTTCCCAAACCGGTCAAAGAAGGTGTGCCCAAAGAAGAAGCTGAAAAAGTTAAAGCACAGCTTGAAGAAGCAGGTGCCCAGGTGGAGGTTAAGTAG